Proteins encoded in a region of the Oncorhynchus keta strain PuntledgeMale-10-30-2019 chromosome 3, Oket_V2, whole genome shotgun sequence genome:
- the cdk5rap3 gene encoding CDK5 regulatory subunit-associated protein 3 → MENLQNLPIDIQTSKLLDWLVDRRHCSLKWQSAVMSIREKINAAMQDMPENEEIKELLSGSYIHYFHCLRIVDILRGTEASSKNIFGRYSSQRMKDWQEIVSLYEADNVYLAEVASLLSRTVSYEGPALRRQVAKAQQLQQELSRRETECQSSAADLRERFYAGCKQYGIMGENVARELQALVKDLPTTLVEVGRDTARLEEQIQLYTAFTNFLCDWDEPVLPMLTFAQKRGNPTFYEWRTGKAPAVIERPVMEEAPPDTVTEETIDWGDLGCGTGAEGTQDVITVEDGGVDWGISLEPGSEGTDAGVIDWGESETPIEIEILDMGTDCPEGVARGEDALSILETPQTRSQYIDELMELEVFLTQRQSEMGEEGNVVAMCQFQLAPSIIQGQTCQRIQEMLAEVRHLLERLTNLRMQHLFMIQASPRYVERVSEVLRQKLKQADILVLKRATLAEKRQEALEEQATLEPRIDLLAQRTHQLHKLIEADISKRYNNRPVNLMGVNV, encoded by the exons ATGGAG AATCTTCAAAATCTTCCTATTGACATTCAGACTAGTAAGCTTTTAG ACTGGCTGGTGGACCGACGACACTGCAGTCTGAAATGGCAGAGTGCTGTAATGAGCATCCGGGAGAAGATCAACGCTGCGATGCAGGACATGCCAGAGAACGAGGAGATCAAGGAGCTTCTCTCAGGGTCCT ACATCCACTACTTCCACTGCTTGAGGATAGTGGACATCCTGAGGGGGACAGAGGCCTCTTCCAAAAACATATTTGGCAGATACTCCTCTCAGAGGATGAAG GACTGGCAAGAAATAGTGTCCCTCTATGAGGCAGACAATGTTTACTTGG CGGAGGTGGCCAGCTTGTTGAGCCGCACTGTGAGCTATGAGGGTCCGGCCctgaggaggcaggtagccaagGCCCAGCAGCTTCAGCAGGAGTTGAGCCGGAGAGAGACTGAGTGCCAAAGCTCTGCCGCGGACCTGAGGGAGCGCTTCTACGCAGGCTGCAAGCAGTACGGCATCATG GGGGAAAATGTGGCTCGGGAGCTACAGGCTCTGGTGAAGGATCTACCAACGACTCTTGTGGAAGTGGGGAGGGACACAGCCAGGCTAGAGGAGCAAATCCAACTTTACACAGCCTTCACAAACTTTCTCTGTGACTG GGATGAGCCAGTGCTGCCCATGCTGACTTTCGCCCAAAAGAGAGGTAACCCCACGTTCTATGAGTGGCGAACTGGAAAAGCACCAGCGGTCATCGAGAGGCCTGTAATGGAGGAGGCGCCCCCTGATACGGTCACAGAGGAAACG ATTGACTGGGGTGACCTGGGGTGTGGGACAGGGGCAGAAGGGACACAAGATGTGATCAcggtggaggatggaggagtggaCTGGGGCATCAGCCTGGAGCCTGGCTCTGAG GGCACAGATGCAGGTGTCATTGATTGGGGAGAGAGTGAAACCCCTATAGAAATTGAGATCTTAGATATGGGCACGGACT GTCCTGAGGGTGTGGCCAGGGGGGAGGATGCTCTGTCAATATTGGAGACCCCACAGACCCGCAGCCAGTACATCGACGAGCTGATGGAG TTGGAGGTATTCCTGACCCAGCGGCAgagtgagatgggagaggagggcaATGTGGTGGCCATGTGTCAGTTCCAGCTGGCCCCCTCCATCATCCAGGGTCAGACCTGCCAGCGCATCCAGGAGATGCTGGCTGAGGTGCGCCACCTGCTGGAACGGCTGACCAACCTACGGATGCAGCACCTCTTCATGATCCAGGCCTCGCCACG GTACGTGGAGCGTGTCTCGGAGGTCCTGAGGCAGAAGCTGAAGCAGGCAGACATCCTCGTGCTGAAGCGGGCCACACTGGCTGAGAAGAGACAGGAAGCTCTGGAAGAGCAGGCCACCCTGGAGCCCCGCATCGACCTCCTGGCTCAGCGCACCCACCAACTCCACAAACTG aTCGAAGCGGACATTTCAAAACGCTACAACAACCGGCCTGTCAACCTCATGGGAGTCAATGTGTAG